CTGATGTGGCAATTGCAAAATAAAAAATAGCTTGAAGAATTCGGAAGTCAGCATTCTCCAAGTTAGAATGCAATTATTTGTCTGAGTCGGCCTACAATAGCCAGAAAAAGAAGTTTTCCGAGCCTGGCATCCGCCTCTTTACTTTCACCGGCTTTTCCAAAGCCACCTACTCTCCAATATCCGCCTGTCCCACCCCCTTCGACAATAGTGTCGATACAATAAAACTCCACTCACGCTTATTAAGCACGAATGTCTATTTCATCTCAATTTTCTAAGACTGCTGGCCGCTTCATAATCCTTGGAACCCTAGCAGCGCTTTTCGTGCAAAGTCCAGTTCAAGCGAAAACTACTTTTCCCGATGTACGACCGGACGATTGGGCATCCGTTTATATTCAAGCCCTTGCAGAACAGGGAGTCATTCATGGCTTTCAAGATGGCAACTTTCGCCCGAATGATCCCGTTACTCGTGCTCAATTTGCAGTCATGGTCGGAAAAGCATTTAATCGACGCCCTGTGCGGAGTGCAATTCGCTTTACAGATGTTCCCAATAATTATTGGGCAGCAAGCGCAATTCAAGAAGCTTACACAGAAGGTTTTGTGAGCGGCTATCCGGAGAATGTCTTCAGGCCAGATCAACCGATGCCCCGCGTTCAAGTTTTTGTAGCACTGGCAAGCGGACTACAACTGGGCGACAAAATAGTAGGAAGCTATGGGGCATACGTTGCTACTTTAAAAGATGTCCACTTGATTCCAAAGTATGCGGAAGTCGGTTTGTGGAAGGCTCTTTCAGATCGACTTTGTATAAACTATCCTGATGTTCACGTTTTGAACCCCAATCGAGCAGCCACTCGCTCTGAGGTTGCCGCTTCAATTTATCAAGCGCTGGTTGCCGCTGGCCAGGCTCCCGCGATCCCGTCTCCCTAC
This portion of the Leptolyngbyaceae cyanobacterium genome encodes:
- a CDS encoding S-layer homology domain-containing protein, with translation MQSPVQAKTTFPDVRPDDWASVYIQALAEQGVIHGFQDGNFRPNDPVTRAQFAVMVGKAFNRRPVRSAIRFTDVPNNYWAASAIQEAYTEGFVSGYPENVFRPDQPMPRVQVFVALASGLQLGDKIVGSYGAYVATLKDVHLIPKYAEVGLWKALSDRLCINYPDVHVLNPNRAATRSEVAASIYQALVAAGQAPAIPSPYIFEDFLYAPGMPKP